Below is a genomic region from Burkholderia pseudomultivorans.
CTGCCGCCGCCGTTCAACGCGATCTTCCATGCGTCGCCGTTGGTGCACTGCGCGGTGATCGAGCCGGTCGCCGTCAGCGCGCCCGACAGCACGCTCGCGGTGCCGAAGCTCACGTTGGTCGCGCTGATGTTGCAGTTGTTGACGACGGTCGCGGTCGCGCTGAACGGAAAGGTGCCGTTCGACGTGGTCAGCGATGCGCAGGTCGGGGCGCCGAGCAGGTAGAAGCCGGCGTTGACCGACGTCGTGTTGCCGCCGAAGTTCTGCGAGTAGGTCGTGCTGCTGTTGCCGGTCGTCGGCACGGTCGGCTGGTTGCCGGTGATCTGGCCGTAGAAGGTGACGGTCGCGCTCGCGGTCGTGCCGAGCGCCGGCTTGACCAGCGTGACCGACAGCGGCGTCGTACCGGAATAGATCGAGCCCCACGCGACCGAATGCGCGGCGTCCTGGTACAGGTCGTACTGCATCGCGTTGCTGCCGTTCACGAGGCTGCGCGGGCTCGTGCCGCCGAGATTCAGGCAGACGAGCACGTTCGGCGTCACGGTCAGGGCCGACC
It encodes:
- a CDS encoding spore coat U domain-containing protein codes for the protein MRRVLLLVVALAAWCGVPRHAQAESCTAAASNVNFGSVSPITRASVAVTGAVNVTCTWSALTVTPNVLVCLNLGGTSPRSLVNGSNAMQYDLYQDAAHSVAWGSIYSGTTPLSVTLVKPALGTTASATVTFYGQITGNQPTVPTTGNSSTTYSQNFGGNTTSVNAGFYLLGAPTCASLTTSNGTFPFSATATVVNNCNISATNVSFGTASVLSGALTATGSITAQCTNGDAWKIALNGGGSGNVMARQMQRSGGGGTIGYGLYTDAARSIPWGDGTGGSSTVTGVGTGTSQVVTVYGTVPAQTTPAPGNYSDTITATISF